gtttagtattctaggaaatttaaataaagtgatttattGGATAACTAGGTTTGGCTAATAATACTTACCAAATGCACATTCATCATATGAATTATTCATTGCTTGTTTCAGAGACATAAAATCCAACCAATTAACCTCAATACCTGATTTAAGAGCCTGCAAAGATCTTCGAGTGCTGTAAGTACTTATCGAGCTGAGAATGAAAGTCATAGATTTTTACTtgtgagtaaaataaattaattgtatgtgtATTCACAGGGATCTCAAAAGTAACCGCATAGTCCTCTTTAGAGGGGAGGATGTTCCAGGGTCTGTCTCTACTGCACGATTTGTTGCTCAGCCATAACCTCATCAATGCTATTCCTCAGGATGCATTCCATGGCCTTGAGAAGCTTCAAGTACTGTAAGTGTTCTAGAGAGActacataaatgttttacatcattGTAAATACGGGCTGAAAGATCCTGTATATGAGTAAATCTGTACTCAGCCAAAACATACAAAGATGAAAGTAGATTTATCGTCTTATATGAATTTTCAGTTGACCAAATATCTTAGAGGATTGCTGTTATGATTTGGattaggattttattttaatagcctGCATTAACAACTTTATATAGTGAAACGTAATATAAGACCAACATAGTTGAAACAAGCACTACACAAATAGgatcaaagtaaataaaatttattaccttAACAATATATGAGTACTTTGTGTATTATACTGCAtgttgctatttataaaattatggataaataataaaaattatattggaaactTTATTGTACAATCTTAGATAAATTACTGGTCAGTAAATATTgctattctaattttttttctaattttattttaaatcttataatctCTTAAGTAACAGAGATGAATGTGGCTAAAAAGGGTAAGATCTTAAAAAGGCAAAAGGTAATTGATATTGATAGTAACTTATTGATATTGAATTAATGGAACCAAAAGCTGGGTACTAGACATTTTCTTGTAACTGATATCTTCTATCATGCTAACACCTTATCTAATTTTCTATTTCAGAGActtagaaaacaatttaattcaagACATTCACCCTGAAGCTTTTTTGGCTTTCACACACCTTGAAGACTTGtaagtaaaacaaaatcaaattatatatagtttaaattccTCATGCAATTtagaattaaatcaaaatattgtcaaatataaatagtattcttttaatattttcagtacatTAAGAACTGTATAAatgtcataattattatttaatgattaagtGGTGATAAGAGTGATGAATcaactatttttcaataaacaccTTCCTTACAGAAATCTAGGCAACAACATGTTCCCTGTGCTACCGACGGCTGGACTGGACCGTCTGCTACATCTTAAGACTTTCAACAATCCGCGGCTCAGGGAATTTCCCCCACCCGAGAGTTTTCCTCGAGTACAATCTCTGGTCCTGTCCTACGCTTACCACTGTTGTGTGTTTCTACCCCTTGTGCCAGCTGATCCTCCTCGTCCCCCATTGAAAGAGTCTGTCCTCTTCCCCACCGACAATGAGTTCGACATGAGCCTCTGGAACTCCAGCCTCACCGACATATGGCCACAACTCCGTAAGTTATGGCTGACCCTGAATTATTACATGTTAActgtatttatagtatatttctaGAAGATTGGGAATTGTACTTTCCTCTTTTAAGCTATCATATTTCTTAGTTCAGAATCAgaatttctttattgccatttGTCAATTTTGCATTGCTATAGACAATGTTAACGAATAAAATGTGTAGTACATTACATTATAGCAgacattatgttaattttataatgaaagtgAAAACCACCATACATCCACCTGTTCTAAGTAAGATTAATATTAGTACCCAAAAATGTCTTAAGTGAGTAAAAAGCCTTACAAGCCAGCGTCAATTTAGCTGCATACTGTTTAAGTTATAAGCTTCTGAACTCTTGTggtagtttattaaaacatttaatttgcaaACATCTATGACTAGCGTTGTCTTCTGaagccattttgtattttttataataattttattattttttaaactatttaagctaaagaaactaaatttggcACATAGATTTTGTGTAGataagaggaaaatttaaaaaaaataattctgatattattttctttaacattaacaatatGACCTCTGTTGAAAATTTTAGATACAAACAAACTGAACTCGTACCTCTCAACTGTGATGTGTTTGGCGTTTCTGGCTTGTGCaagtgtatctttaaagtggtcgttctcgcttatgcgttgacggattttattgaaacaagtaccgttggaattataatgaaattataatagttggtatatagtacatttttataactatacagaatttttttgttatttgactaaatattttcaacaaaaatatagcaattttattaatattaaaaaataacacaattattttttatatttttctcttatctatttaaacctatgtgccaaaattttctttaacttaactATGTTTAGGAATAATaacttctttataaaaaatacaaaatggcggctagcggctaaatgaGACATTTCTTGACCTATGTTAACATgacattattatgtttaaaatgaatactattGCCCACAGAAGTATGTGACATCCTTTTGTGAAcaaacaccctgtatttataatttttaccaacACTCTCTGAAGCAATGAGAAGTAAAATCAACTCTTGTTTAGTATTGTGCGTgtgatattttcatttattataaaaattcatgtaCTAATTTTGCAAAGCCAACTAATTTTGGTAGTCTTGTCATACAAAATCACGTTATGTATAATATAGTATAAGTTCCTTAttcaatatagaaataaatcaaaacactGTTGCGATATAAAtagtattcttttaatatttttcagtgcATTCAAAACTGTATATTTGTTACTTACTTACTGAGCGTAGTTCGCTCTAACtagcagtaaatattttaattgtctgTAGTTCCCATTCTCAACCtataaatacttgtaaaatataattcttatatatttagttttacagGGGGAAAGTTGTAATACCTACATCCCAGACCTACCAAAAAATAACAAGACTAAGTAAATGTTAGTTTAATATCTCGTATTGTTAACAACGTAAAACATCAGAAAAATGTGGAACCATAACATCAGAAAATAATAGCTGCCGATTTAGCACAGACAGGTCATTTCATCTCTGCACAACAGATGTTACACTACAGTGCTTCTGCAGGGCTGTGGTACAGTAATAACTGCCTCAGCTGATGCCTTTCCTTAAATCACCCTTTTTcgatgtttaatatttattgaagtaCTCAAGTATCATCTTGTTTGTATGGTTTAAATCACTCTAATATAGGTTATCATAgtagtttatttgtttatcttaTAAACAGATTACTaagaatgtattaatatattattaggtcaaaaccaattaattgtgatcattcaaaacttaaaataattacattaataatgtcAATAATACTTTATCACTGtggtaataataattcatattgttTGTCTTGTAGAGAACTTGAGTAAAAAGTTCGGCACACAGATCAATGAACTGTGGGACAATTTTGGTTCAGACTTTACTTATCCTGGCAACTTACCTGCTTATGTAGAGGAGTACTTTGAGGATCAAGAGAAACAACAGAACGACTTACCTCCAGGACGCATTCAGTGTCTGCCTGCTCCAGGTAAGGCTGATGTGCTCAACTTTTCCATGTAAAAGTGGAACTGACAGCTAATTATTACtgtagttaatatatatatatatatatatatatatatatatatatatatatatatatatacattattaaagtataaatgGATACCTATAATCATAAATTGGTTGAATATTGAAGGCCTCTTTAAGAATAGCTTGACCAAGCCCTCTTCCCTTCCAAGACTGATTTACTGTTATTGCTGTGATTCATATCACCTACAGATAAATCAAATATAGCAAATATGTAGAAAATGTTTCATTATCACAAAAATATACTCCTAACATACTATTATCATCAAAGTGAGAATGTTCAAAAATCCTAAAgataagaagaaaacaaaatgggAGCAGAAGTCTGAATCACCAAGTTCAGACTTTGGAACTAAAGTTACTTATTTAATGatcatttgtaataaatgtatttaattacaaacatcaCACTAGGAAAAACCGTACAAACTCAAAAAATACATAGAACAAAAATCTAACTTAAATTATAAGCAAACATAACaaactttagtttatttatttatttatttattttatttacatgcaacaatacaggttacacacccaattacattgtgcatgtttaaatcaagatgacatgcaataatatccacACAATCAAATATAATCCAGTCCAGTGTACCAACAAAATAGTTCCcattaaatgtgtgtgtgtgcgtgcgtgcgtgtgtgtgtgcgtgcatgcgtgcgtgcgtgcgtgtgtgtgtgtgtgtgtgtgtgtgtgtgtgtgtgtgtgtgtgtgtgtgtgtgtgtgtgtgtgtgtgtgtgtgtgtgtgtgtgtgattaaaagtataaacatcttaataaaaatattggtagtgtagtatatttgttaaatgtgtatatttaaggtattagatagtctagctcagtttatatccctctgacaaagtcttttgtattgattaatattatgtaaaaatatatcaacctccccaggcaaagaattatgcaatctcatcattgtattcaaggtgatgaaaaatgtgccattgtacgagaaaaattaatgtgaaacaaattttgggatctattattggagtgtaaaaattaatttttgacaagcaaaatgaatccattacttcacctctcagcaatttaaaaagaaaaagtaaatttgctaattttctacgtttttgaagactttccatttcaaaaatgcttaaaagttgattatatgtaatattgaaagtaaattgaccagtttctttaaaatataaatatcgtaaaaacctttttggtaccttttcaattaaattaatgcgattagcaaaataaggattccatactatattggcaaattctaaatttgatcggacaagtgatatacagtatacaatgtttttaaggttgaaattgaatgaaaatttgaagactgtctaataatattaataataataataataatgtcccAAATTTTTGTAGGCCTTATTTACAATAGATGAGATATGAGGATTGAAAGTTAAAGTAGGATCCAAAATAACACCTAAATCCTTAAATTCAAATACCCTTTCAAGATTACTACCATTTATGGCATAGTTATTCGAAATTGATATCTTTTTCCTTGTGAATGACATTACTTTgcatttactaatattaaaaaagattttatatttactagtCCAATCTACAATTGCATCCAAATCCCCCTGTAATTCGTTGGAATCCTGAGAGCTATtgactactttataaagtttaaggtcatctgcgtacagtaaaatttgtgaattttttgtgcagttaacaatattattgataaacaaattaaaaagtgcTGGGCCCAAGTTTGacccctgaggaacccctgaagttactaaatattgactagaattgtgccccatataagaaacatattgtaacctattagaaaagtaagaagaaaaaaaatttaccaacTTAGACGAGAAAcctaaattatgcattttacttaaaattaaactgtgatctactctatcaaacgccttagttaaatctgtaaatattacatctacCTGAGAGTTATTATCCATTTGAAATAAGACATATtccgtaaaatttaacaaatttgtaacaattgatTTCTTAGCTTGAAACCCATGCTGCCTATCAGACATCAATGGtgtcataaaatttacaatttttttacaaataataatctcaaatatttttgcagaAGTTGATAAAATTTCAACTGGGCGATAACTCTGTACAAGCTTAGAatttccacttttaaaaataGGTGTTACTCGAgtcaatttaaacaaatcaggaaaacaacaattaattaaacaaatgttaaaaattacacaaagtgGTTTCACAAATATCTCACTACAAcccttataaatatatgatgGGATTTTATCTGGGCCAGCAGATCGTTTACAACTAAGGTATTTAATAGCATCACACTTAAATCACCCTCAAATATCTTATCAATAACTAAGTCTAGGGAGGATAGACAAGTTCCAGGGTCAGTGAACTTTCCAGTTAAAGAGGATGGAGTGAAAGTAGATTTAAAGTATGTAGCAAATGCTTCCGCTATGTTACTATCCCCTTTAATAATCTGACATCTATCTGACATATGATTATTAGCATTCTTATGATTCcttgaattctttataaaatccCAGAATTTTCTCACATCTTTATTGATGCTActttcaacactatttaaataaatataataatccaattttattctacatttaatatcTTTCCTTAATCTTTTGAACTCTCTTAAATCTATCTCATTAAAGTTTCGTGTTAACTTCcttctaattcttatttttaatttaataatatttattagttcgtTACTATACCATACTGGATATCCACGTTTCACTTTGTTCCTCTTTGGACAACAGTTAtcaaaaacttgataaattgctTTGTAAAATAGATTTGCTTTGTAGTTAAAGAGATTCTTTTATGCACAGTGTCTATAGTAATATAAATGAGAGTGAATAGTTTTAAATGCACTGTATATCCTTTTATATTGAATACTAACTTATTTGCCTCGGATCATTGCAAAGAGCAAAGGTAAATATTATCTAAGGGCTACTCTGATTCTGCCTAACTATGACTTGACATACTATTATATGCTTTGAGGATCCTAAAGTGTTGTCTTGGCCTGTCATATAAACTCAGGCTCCTCTTCAAAGCAACTAAGACTGACCTCACTTGGAAATCACAATGGCCTAGGCCCCTTACAAAAGCATCTGGAGGTTGAACCCACCTAGAAAGCCTCTAGAAATGAGCCTCTCCAGATAAAACCTAGGTCCATATCTCCCCCGGATTAGGTTTGAGCCCATCTTGAAGAAAATTTAGATACCTGAGAAGCATCTAGGGCTCAAGATCCAAGACCCTTTCTAGAAACAAATAACCTGAGACATACAAAATAGCTATATTCATGATTGCAACATAACattgatgaattattttatatgtttacaaacaaattaagcAACTACTATTATAGTAAACTatctctatttttattttcatttatgtttgtaTCATACATTTTATGCCAATATTTCATCCACATTATAGGATCTCAGGTTGAGTCAACTagttatatttgaaaaactaacAGCAcactaacagaaaaaaaaactatctctATTCTGGTTCAAAAGCAGATTGTATTAAAACCAGTGCATACCAAGACCCCTCTTATTTTTTATGAGGTCTTCCCATATGCCCAAGAGAATAAGCGCGGTAAAGCTAAAATATAAATTGGGTTCTCATtttgtttggatatttttattataagtaactaAAATGCAGTAGATTTAATTTGAAAcccaaaaacaaataatttgtaacaataattgtggaagtttgaataatttcatagaaataattttaatactttagtcATCATATGTTATTTAGCCTCTTGTTCGGAGAGTTCATTATTCTTAAATACTTTCAGCTTTAgtagtaaatatgttatttactttttttacagtctataattcaaatattattttgtctcAAAAAGTACATAACAAATACTTACATAAATATCCATGTTGTTtgacaacaaaactaaaatttagttttttctatatttgaagtgatattttttgtattttttgtaaaggTCCATTCCTGCCTTGTGTTGACCTGTTTGACTGGTGGACACTGCGATGTGGAGTCTGGGTAGTTTTCCTCCTTGCCATGCTTGGAAATGGAACAGTGGTGTTTGTCCTCATCTTTTCCCGCAGCAAGATCGATGTACCAAGATTCCTTGTCTGTAACTTGGCTGCAGCAGACTTCTTTATGGGAGTATATTTAGGTAATTAGTATGGAACCACTCAGTGTTATTGATAAAGATAAcactgtaatttttgtaattcctttagattataataatgatatgaacttttaaaacctttttaaaacattaaagatttttaagatgaaatttttaaaatttggcattATTTGTAAGTAGGTATATTacttatttctatttcatttcagGTTTGTTGGCTGTAGTGGACGCCTCTACCTTAGGAGAGTTCCGGATGTATGCCATTCCCTGGCAGATGTCAGCTGGCTGTCAGCTGGCAGGGTTCCTGGCTGTCCTGAGCTCTGAGCTGTCAGTGTACACTCTTGCTGTCATCACCCTCGAACGAAACTATGCCATTACACACGCAATGCACCTTAATAAACGTCTCTCACTGAAACACGCAGGATACATCATGCTGTGTGGCTGGACATTCGCAATAGGAATGGCAGTTCTTCCCCTCTTTGGCATAAGTGACTATCGAAAATATGCTACATGTCTCCCGTTTGAAACCGGTGGTACTTGGAGTCTATTGTATGTTGTATTTCTGATGTTCATTAACGGAGTAGCTTTCTTAATTTTGATGGGCTGTTACCTTAAAATGTACTGTGCAATAAGGGGTTCTCAGGCGTGGAATTCAAATGATTCCAGAATTGCCAAAAGAATGGCTCTCCTGGTATTCACTGACTTTTTGTGCTGGTCACCAATAGCATTTTTTTCTCTAACTGCTGCTTTTGGTTTTCATCTCGTAACATTAGAACAGGCTAAAGTGTTTACCGTGTTTGTACTACCCCTGAACTCATGCTGTAATCCATTTCTTTATGCAATTCTCACAAAACAATTCAAGAAGGATTGTGTCCTGATCTGTAAAGCCATTGAAGAATCAAGGGTGACACGTGGTATTGGAAGATGTCGTCACAGTTCTAACTTCAGTAATCGACAAACACCTGCAAACACAAACAGCCTTGTCGATCGTTCCTCAAGAGATCACCAACAACATCCACCCTGCAGCTGCAATGTCAAACTGCTCAATGATACTCAAACACAACGACAAACACCGAGAATATGGTTGCTCAACAAATTCCGGTGGTTGTTCCTCTGCTTCAACCGAGATTTGGACAACAGACATCGCATGAGGTCCGATCAGTATGCTTACCAGATAGCAGAAATCCAGCAAAAGCAACATAAGAGAGCATCAAGCGTCTCTTCTAGTGAGAACTTCAGTTCCTCAAGATCTGACTCTTGGAGGCAAAATCATCACCATTGTGGGATACCAATGCGTTTACTGGATCCCAAAAGGCGGGCGTCATCTTGGATAGTGACCCGCAAGACATCTCAGGACTCTAATCTTTCTAGTTCTAGGAATGACTCCTCAGGGTCAGCGACAACAGCCAGCACGACAATGTCACGAGTGTCGAGGTCGAGTGCTTCGAGTGCCAGTGATAGGACTAAACCGCGCCTTACAAGACAGAGTGCAATCTCGGATGACTGTGAGCTCCCAGGCAGTCCTGCGAGGCTGACCGTTCGCTTTCTCACGACCATTCCCTCGGCAGCTGAGGCTAGTCAGCAGGAGGATGAAGCCACCCCCTGTTATGCTATCTTACACGCTAGCCCTGAACCCTCCCCTACTCCTAGTCACCCAACTCCTCGCCACAGGAAAGACTTTTCACCATCAAATGATAAAAAGTCACCCTCCTGACTGTAAATACCTCAAACTTTTAGAAGTTGAATTTTGTGATTTATGTAGAAATCTAGTTTAAAGGTGTTTTGAGGTTGCATTAATCTGGTTTGGCAAGAATATCAACTCAATCATGAATGCTAGTTTTGTAACTGATTTATTactaagttttaagtttaaactcCTATTAAACCAAAACTCAGACTAAAA
Above is a genomic segment from Homalodisca vitripennis isolate AUS2020 unplaced genomic scaffold, UT_GWSS_2.1 ScUCBcl_789;HRSCAF=3507, whole genome shotgun sequence containing:
- the LOC124370992 gene encoding LOW QUALITY PROTEIN: lutropin-choriogonadotropic hormone receptor-like (The sequence of the model RefSeq protein was modified relative to this genomic sequence to represent the inferred CDS: deleted 1 base in 1 codon), with protein sequence SVSGNRIKYIPAGVLQHSRGLALLELRGNPLVGVDPHAFSFLPKLRKTILSDAKDLSEFPSLNGTSALEILRLDRASLHTVPTTLCQTCPKLKSLDIKSNQLTSIPDLRACKDLRVLDLKSNRISSLEGRMFQGLSLLHDLLLSHNLINAIPQDAFHGLEKLQVLDLENNLIQDIHPEAFLAFTHLEDLNLGNNMFPVLPTAGLDRLLHLKTFNNPRLREFPPPESFPRVQSLVLSYAYHCCVFLPLVPADPPRPPLKESVLFPTDNEFDMSLWNSSLTDIWPQLQNLSKKFGTQINELWDNFGSDFTYPGNLPAYVEEYFEDQEKQQNDLPPGRIQCLPAPGPFLPCVDLFDWWTLRCGVWVVFLLAMLGNGTVVFVLIFSRSKIDVPRFLVCNLAAADFFMGVYLGLLAVVDASTLGEFRMYAIPWQMSAGCQLAGFLAVLSSELSVYTLAVITLERNYAITHAMHLNKRLSLKHAGYIMLCGWTFAIGMAVLPLFGISDYRKYATCLPFETGGTWSLLYVVFLMFINGVAFLILMGCYLKMYCAIRGSQAWNSNDSRIAKRMALLVFTDFLCWSPIAFFSLTAAFGFHLVTLEQAKVFTVFVLPLNSCCNPFLYAILTKQFKKDCVLICKAIEESRVTRGIGRCRHSSNFSNRQTPANTNSLVDRSSRDHQQHPPCSCNVKLLNDTQTQRQTPRIWLLNKFRWLFLCFNRDLDNRHRMRSDQYAYQIAEIQQKQHKRASSVSSSENFSSSRSDSWRQNHHHCGIPMRLLDPKRRASSWIVTRKTSQDSNLSSSRNDSSGSATTASTTMSRVSRSSASSASDRTKPRLTRQSAISDDCELPGSPARLTVRFLTTIPSAAEASQQEDEATPCYAILHASPEPSPTPSHPTPRHRKDFSPSNDKKSPS